One Lycium barbarum isolate Lr01 chromosome 5, ASM1917538v2, whole genome shotgun sequence genomic window carries:
- the LOC132641852 gene encoding lysine-rich arabinogalactan protein 19 produces the protein MASSKLLCLSTCFCIWLVMANAQATPAASPSTPTTTPPPTTTPAAASPPLSTTPVAPSQPPAVSAAPPTVPPPVSVPSPKVAPVSAPTTPPAQPPPTPPVSSPSKPPVTPPPAPVASPPAIPPALPPPKVAPTPAPKPPSPAPVSPPVSPPKAPPAPTPATPPPAVVSPVPPPELAPAPAPAHGKHKRKKHKHKHHHAPAPAPTVPSPPAPPTTVTDSVDVTPAPSPTLNLNGATILLQGSRSRMWANAGLAMTILLAIVI, from the exons ATGGCTTCCTCTAAGTTGCTTTGCCTTTCAACTTGCTTTTGCATTTGGCTAGTGATGGCTAATGCACAAGCTACACCAGCAGCATCACCATCTACACCGACCACGACACCTCCACCTACTACCACACCAGCTGCAGCATCACCCCCGCTCTCCACTACGCCTGTTGCACCGTCACAGCCACCAGCAGTTTCAGCAGCACCTCCAACGGTACCTCCTCCTGTATCAGTACCTTCACCTAAAGTGGCCCCTGTCTCCGCCCCAACGACCCCACCAGCACAACCTCCACCAACTCCACCTGTCTCGAGTCCATCAAAACCACCGGTGACGCCACCACCGGCTCCGGTTGCTTCTCCACCAGCAATCCCTCCAGCTTTACCTCCGCCCAAAGTAGCCCCAACACCAGCACCAAAACCACCGTCACCAGCACCTGTATCACCACCAGTGTCTCCGCCTAAGGCCCCACCAGCACCAACACCTGCCACACCTCCACCAGCTGTGGTATCACCAGTGCCACCGCCAGAGTTAGCACCCGCACCAGCACCAGCTCATGGCAAGCACAAGAGAAAGAAGCACAAGCATAAGCACCATCACGCGCCAGCACCTGCACCAACTGTGCCAAGCCCGCCAGCACCACCTACAACAGTCACAGATTCTGTGGATGTGACACCAGCACCATCTCCTACTCTGAATTTG AATGGAGCAACGATTTTACTGCAAGGAAGCAGATCTAGAATGTGGGCGAATGCTGGTTTGGCGATGACTATTCTTTTGGCCATCGTAATCTGA